DNA sequence from the Camelina sativa cultivar DH55 unplaced genomic scaffold, Cs unpScaffold04325, whole genome shotgun sequence genome:
AGGTCTTGAACTACGATCAGGTAAATATCATAtacaaagttttgatctttggaATAATTGATTTGTAATTCGTTGGATTGGCTAaacaaagttttgatcttttttggttgtttgtagGTGTTTGTGAGGGACTTTGTACCGAGTGCGCTGGCGTTTCTGATGAATGGTGAACCGGATATAGTGAAACACTTCTTGCTTAAGACACTTCAGCTTCAAGGTTGGGAGAAACGTGTGGACAGGTTCAAGCTAGGAGAAGGTGTGATGCCTGCTAGCTTTAAGGTGCTTCACGATCCTATCAGAGAAACGGATAACATTGTTGCAGATTTTGGTGAAAGCGCCATTGGACGT
Encoded proteins:
- the LOC104774653 gene encoding alkaline/neutral invertase CINV1-like → MAEAWEALRRSMVFFRGQPVGTLAAVDNTTDEVLNYDQVFVRDFVPSALAFLMNGEPDIVKHFLLKTLQLQGWEKRVDRFKLGEGVMPASFKVLHDPIRETDNIVADFGESAIGRVAPVDSGFWWIILLRAYTKSTGDLTLSETPECQKGMKLILSLCLAEG